A portion of the Opitutus sp. ER46 genome contains these proteins:
- a CDS encoding iron-containing alcohol dehydrogenase, with protein MIFASSRPLTLLQAGTLTFGPGSSASCGRLLAERGCRRVALVSSPAIAATAEAFAAPLRAAGLEVVPLYSVPAEPDVAALDALRAEVGSSALDAVVGIGGGSALDVAKLLAGMHGRSEPVGRYFGTGLLPARRVVLACVPTTAGTGSEVSPNAILYDPADQLKKAVISPHLVPDIALVDPQLTVTCPPALTAATGIDALVHCLEAYANRFAHPIVDLYALEGIRLIAGNLERAVKQGDDLEARSAVALGSLYGGLCLGPVNTAAVHALAYPLGSEFRLPHGLSNALLLPHVVKYNLPAAPERYAEIARALGVTVSGPAADIAARGVDRLEALCAACNVPTRLSAVGVKAEHIAGLTASALKVTRLLKNNPRELSAADIEQIYRQAL; from the coding sequence ATGATCTTCGCTTCGTCGCGCCCCCTCACCCTGCTTCAGGCCGGCACCCTCACGTTCGGCCCCGGTTCTTCCGCCTCCTGTGGCCGCCTCCTGGCCGAGCGTGGCTGCCGGCGCGTCGCGCTGGTTTCGTCGCCGGCCATCGCGGCGACCGCCGAAGCTTTCGCCGCCCCACTGCGCGCCGCCGGGCTTGAGGTCGTCCCGCTCTACTCCGTGCCGGCCGAGCCCGACGTGGCCGCGCTCGACGCGCTGCGGGCGGAGGTCGGATCCTCCGCCCTCGATGCCGTGGTCGGCATCGGCGGTGGCAGCGCGCTCGACGTGGCCAAGCTCCTGGCCGGCATGCACGGCCGATCCGAGCCGGTCGGTCGGTACTTCGGCACCGGGCTCCTCCCCGCGCGCCGCGTCGTCCTCGCCTGCGTCCCCACGACCGCCGGCACCGGCAGCGAGGTCTCGCCCAACGCCATCCTCTACGATCCCGCGGATCAGTTGAAAAAGGCGGTGATCAGCCCGCACCTCGTGCCCGATATCGCGCTGGTCGACCCTCAGCTCACCGTCACCTGCCCGCCCGCCCTCACCGCCGCGACCGGCATCGACGCGCTCGTGCACTGCCTCGAGGCCTACGCCAACCGCTTCGCCCATCCGATCGTCGATCTCTACGCGCTCGAGGGCATCCGGCTCATCGCCGGAAATCTCGAGCGCGCCGTGAAACAGGGCGACGACCTCGAGGCCCGTTCCGCCGTCGCGCTGGGCAGTCTCTACGGCGGGCTTTGCCTCGGGCCGGTGAACACCGCGGCCGTCCACGCCCTCGCCTACCCGCTCGGCAGCGAGTTTCGGCTCCCTCACGGGCTCTCCAACGCCCTCCTCCTGCCCCACGTGGTGAAGTACAACCTGCCCGCCGCCCCCGAGCGCTACGCCGAGATCGCGCGCGCCCTCGGCGTCACCGTCAGTGGTCCCGCCGCCGACATCGCCGCCCGCGGCGTCGACCGGCTCGAGGCGCTCTGCGCCGCCTGCAACGTGCCGACCCGGCTCTCCGCCGTCGGCGTCAAGGCCGAGCACATCGCCGGCCTCACCGCCTCCGCGCTCAAAGTCACGCGCCTCCTCAAGAACAACCCGCGCGAGCTCTCCGCCGCTGACATCGAGCAGATTTATCGCCAGGCGCTCTAG
- the pdxA gene encoding 4-hydroxythreonine-4-phosphate dehydrogenase PdxA, whose protein sequence is MNSSPLPLVAITMGDPAGTGPEIITKALAGPELYQLCRPLVVGDAATLQRALGYTGVNVTVRAVRAVAETTGRHGMIEVLDLANVDAARLQLGRVDPMAGKAAYECVKTAAELALAGRVGAIVTSAINKESMNQAGYHYDGHTGLLAELCQAPDATMMLAADGLRVSHVSTHVPLRVAIERVQPERILSVITLTHAAIRGLGIAKPRLAVAGLNPHAGEHGLFGDEEEKFIAPAIASARQLGMVVSGPYPGDTVFFRALQGEFDGVVAMYHDQGHVAVKMLGIWRGVNITLGLPIIRTSVEHGTNFDMAGTGKSDPRSLVEAVKLAAALARTREV, encoded by the coding sequence ATGAACTCGTCCCCGCTCCCCCTCGTCGCCATCACCATGGGCGACCCCGCCGGCACCGGCCCCGAAATCATCACCAAGGCCCTCGCCGGCCCCGAGCTTTACCAGCTCTGCCGCCCCCTCGTCGTCGGCGACGCCGCCACGCTCCAGCGCGCCCTCGGCTACACCGGCGTCAACGTCACGGTCCGGGCCGTCCGCGCCGTCGCCGAGACCACCGGCCGCCATGGCATGATCGAGGTGCTCGATCTCGCCAACGTCGACGCCGCCCGGCTCCAGCTCGGCCGCGTCGACCCCATGGCCGGCAAGGCCGCGTACGAATGCGTGAAGACCGCCGCCGAGCTCGCCCTCGCCGGCCGCGTGGGCGCCATCGTCACCTCCGCCATCAACAAGGAGTCGATGAACCAGGCCGGTTATCACTACGACGGCCACACCGGGCTCCTCGCCGAACTCTGCCAGGCGCCCGACGCCACGATGATGCTCGCCGCCGACGGCCTGCGCGTGAGCCACGTCTCCACGCACGTGCCGCTGCGTGTCGCCATCGAGCGCGTCCAGCCCGAGCGCATCCTAAGTGTCATTACGCTGACGCATGCCGCGATCCGCGGTCTCGGCATCGCCAAGCCCCGCCTCGCCGTGGCCGGGCTCAACCCGCACGCCGGCGAACACGGGCTCTTCGGCGACGAGGAGGAAAAGTTCATCGCCCCGGCCATCGCCTCCGCCCGCCAGCTGGGCATGGTCGTGTCCGGGCCGTACCCAGGCGACACCGTCTTCTTCCGCGCTCTCCAGGGCGAGTTCGACGGCGTCGTCGCCATGTACCACGACCAGGGCCACGTCGCCGTGAAGATGCTCGGCATCTGGCGCGGTGTGAACATCACCCTCGGGCTCCCCATCATTCGCACCTCCGTCGAACACGGCACCAACTTCGACATGGCCGGCACCGGCAAATCCGATCCCCGCAGCCTCGTTGAGGCCGTGAAGCTCGCCGCCGCCCTCGCCCGCACCCGCGAGGTATAG